The DNA window atcgaaaaaaataaaaaaaaatgttagcaGCAACTGGAGATATTGCAACGAATTTAAAATGTTGCcaaactaaactaaaactaaagcgaataaataaaaaccaactcTATGACAACTATGGattacatataaatatatatagtatatatatatatatataaagaattttaaaaaaattatatactatacatacaattttttttgtgttttttttttgtataatttagcacatttaatagttttaactagaattgtacATAACAGAAAGGAAACTTAACGTTAAAGGATACTGATgaggatatatatatacacatatatatatatatatatatatatatatatacataaatatagaGCGTGTGTGAGTGATTTTGAATGCGTAGAATGaagaccgaaaaaaaaaaacctaaaatcaAGACAGGCGCCGAACAAAattcaataataattttaaacaaaactaaGGCGGAGCAAGCtaaaacataataataataataatacacaCATAGTTTTGTATCAAACGAAATGACATTTGGCCGACAAATTAGTGGATAACTTTCGGATAACACACATGAACATTTTTTTCGAACAACCAAACAATTAAACCCAAAGAACGAACCCAGAAGcgcataataataattataaaaaattataatacaactAACATTGATAAAGGACATGCCCAAGCTCATAActacatttaaatttaattttagtaGTTTCTAGACACAAGAAATACTGTAGCATGAAAATCAATTGATTGCAGCGCTCGAGTGCTGGCGGAGAAATATaagtaaacaataaaaatgcaGCAAGACAAGCgacaaaaataccaaaacccCATCTAGCGTTTCAGTAACCACCACCTCCTGGAATAAAAACCCATCACACGTCTCCAACATTGGGTTTATTGGGTTTACAACACTCTCTCTTCGTCCGATTTCCATCTTAAAGTAAGTCTGATCTCCACGAGGAACGGGTCTAGACCACCTTGTAGCGTCCTTTGTTGAAGACGTGGTGAGCGGAACTTAGCTTCAGCAGCTCCTCCTTGATGAGCCGCGTAATCTCGCGCTTGGCCTTTTGCACCGCCAGCTCGCTGCAGCTCTCGATGGCCAGGTAGAGTTTCCTCTCGCCTTCCGGTGGGTTCTTGCCCTGGGGCACGTATGTTCCTCTCACCGTGAGGCCCGCCTCCGAGTACTCGGAGATCTGGGCGAGAGCCTCCTTGGAGGTCACCTTCCAGCGCGCCTGCTGCGGGAAATCGTTGATCTCCAGCTCCTCCTCGTATTTGGTGAACGAATTGCTGTTGACGCCCGCGATGCTGACCAGGCCGTCCTCGTCCTCCTTCGGCTGGTAGTTGAGCTTGTTGTTCAGCTTGGCGGCCATTTGCTCGGCCACCGTTCGTGCGGTCAGGAGCGGAGGAACACCGCCTGGCACGTGCTGTGGTTTCAGCATAGGCTCCACGGTAACAGCATTGACCTTTGTGTCCAGATTCATAGTGCTGTTGATTTTGGAGGCAAGTCGCTTGGCCAACTCCAGCTTGTCTGAACTGAGAGCTCCTGCCGCTAAAGAAGATtatgatttaaaattataattattatttgaaatGATTTTAACTCACCAGCCGATGCAGCTGAGGCATTGGCAGCCACGATGGCCAGATTGGCAGCAGCGGCCACAGCCGCCGCTTGAGCCGCCGCCGAGGCCAGGGCAGGATTACCTCCGgatgccgccgctgctgcagctgccgcagcagccgccgccgccgcagcgGTCGCCGTGGCCGTGGCCGATGTATCCTTCACTGTCCGCTTGGCCGCAAATATCTGTTCGATCTGCTGGTCAATGTCCTGCTCAATGTCCTCCTCGTCATCGGAGTCTGCCAGTCCCAGGGCGGCCTTTTGCAGCTTCTTGCTCTCCTTGACGGCATTGAACTCCTGCTCGTCGAACTTGAAGCCCTTGCCGCTGAAGCCGCCGCCGGTGTGCACTGTCTTGCCCTCTGCCTCTTGGGCAGTCTTGTACTCCGTCCACAGGGTCTGTAGTTCGGCGGGTATCGGCGTGCCGGAAAGGTCCAGGGCCCGGATGATGTCGCCGGCGTAGCGGGACTGATCGGGAGTAATAAACGTGTAGGCTCGACCTTTTTTGCCCGCCCTTCCTGTTCGTCCACATCTGCCGGAAAGAGTGGAAAAGTAAGGACAGTCACCTCCCAGTGGTAGGAAGACAAACTCACCTGTGCACGTAATCCTCGTAATGGTTCGGAACATCGTAGTTGACCACCAGAATGAGATCCTTGACGTCTAACCCCCGAGCAGCTACCGAGGTGGCAATCAGCAGCCTCACCTTCCCCGACTTAAAGTCTATAATGGTGGAGTCACGATCGAACTGGTCAATGCCGCCGTGAAGCGACATGCAAGGATACGAGGCCTTCATGAGGTCACGCAGCAGAATATCGGCGTTCTCCTGCTTGTCCACAAACACAATGATGCTGCCAGCCTCCTGGTAAATGCCCAACAGCTCCAATAGTTTGAAGAATTTAGCGTCGTCGTTGAGAATGACCACATGCTGCTCGACATCCTTGCAGACCACAGATCGACCGCCCACAATCACCTCGATGGGTTTCTTTAGGATGCGGCGCGCCAGAGCCTCCATTTGGCGCGGAAACGTGGCACTGAACATTACGGTCTGCCGGTCCGGTCGGACGTTGTCAATGATGCGCATCACCTGTGGCTCGAAACCCATATCAAACATGCGATCCGCCTCGTCCAAGACTACGTACGTGACCCGCCGCAGGTTCGTGACCCTACCGGAGTTGGCGGCCAGCATGTCGATCATGCGACCGGGCGTACACACAATGATCTCGGAGCCGCGTTTTAGTTCGGCTATCTGCTCGGATATGCCGGTGCCGCCGTAGACACAGACAGGACGCAGACCCAGCGACTTGCTAAACTTGCGGATGTCCTTTCCAATCTGCATGCACAGCTCGCGAGTGGGCGCCATTATGATTGCGATGGCACCGTCGCCATCCTCCAGGCTCGGCTGGTCCAGGATGTGCCTAAACATTGGTAGAATGAATGCCAACGTCTTGCCACTGCCGGTTTTAGCAATACCTATCAGATCCCGTCCGGACATGATGGCCGGAATAGCCTGGCACTGGATCGGCGTCGGCTTCTCGAAGCCCAGCCGGCGCAGCACGTCCATTTCCTTTTTGCTGACGCCGCATTGCGCCCACGTCTGGAAGACACATCATTATGTTTGGTTAGGTTTTAAAACAAACTGGTCCAAGGACTCACCTTGATGGGTTTGGGACAGCCCTTTCCTTTCACTTGGACGCCCTCCAGTTCGCTACGGTACTTCTCCACTTCGGCGGCCGTCATGCGACTCAGTTCCGGAACCTCAACGTAGAAGTTCTTACGAAAAGGGGCATAGCTCACTGAGGAATGATCAATCTTGGCCAGCTCTTTGCGGTGCTTCATCGCCAGGTTGTTGGCCGTGTCCCGGATGTCCTCCAACTCATCCTCGCTGGAATACTCTAAGCTGTCCATGTTCTGTTCAATCAGTTCGCCCTTTTTCACGGACGCAGTCTTCTTTTTGGCCACGCCGGTGAGAATCACCACACCCTGGGCTTTTGAGCTTGGACTCACAAAGTTATTAACTCTTCGCATCTCGTTATTAACCTCCTGCATATAAGCATCTAACGGATCTATGTCATCTTCGGGGGAGGGCTCACGTTCGGGTTTCGGCTCTGGCTCCGACTCCGTTTTGATCGCCACTTCCTCATTGACCTCCATTTTCACTTCCTCCTTGACTTCAGCTTTTGGAACGGACTCAATGGGTTTCTCCTCGGACTTGACTACCTTCTGCTCTTCCGCTTCCTTCTTAATTTCAGCCTCGGTCTTGGCCAGCCCCATACCCAGCTTGGCGCCAAACTTGGGCCGCTTCACCGGCGAGAACTTTGGCTCTACGACGTCGTCATCGTGACGCTTTCGAATGCTGTGGAACTTGGAAGGCGGGGAGTCCGGTTCCGTGTCCTTTTTGGTACTGTCCAGTGATGGGGCATGATTGCTGTCATCCTCTTCGGATTCGTCTTCAAGGCTCCACTTTTTGGCAGATTTAACAGCGGTGGGCACCACCGTCGCCGGCTTAGTGTCCTTCTTGCGTTCTGCTCGCCAGCGTTCGATACGCTCGCGTCTTTTAATCATCTCCTGTTCCAGACGGCGCTGTTGTTCCTCTTTGTCGATCTCCTCGACCTCCTCGTCTGAGGAACTCGAAGGCACGGGTATCACTACCGGAGCAGAGGCAGCGGGACGACGACTGTCCGCGTCTCGGTCCCGCTGACGAT is part of the Drosophila bipectinata strain 14024-0381.07 chromosome XL, DbipHiC1v2, whole genome shotgun sequence genome and encodes:
- the Prp5 gene encoding probable ATP-dependent RNA helicase DDX46 isoform X2, producing MRRQQKGNGRAAPAGLREADADPVPGYSGHHVRTGSDRHILDQPSLEDGDGAIAIIMAPTRELCMQIGKDIRKFSKSLGLRPVCVYGGTGISEQIAELKRGSEIIVCTPGRMIDMLAANSGRVTNLRRVTYVVLDEADRMFDMGFEPQVMRIIDNVRPDRQTVMFSATFPRQMEALARRILKKPIEVIVGGRSVVCKDVEQHVVILNDDAKFFKLLELLGIYQEAGSIIVFVDKQENADILLRDLMKASYPCMSLHGGIDQFDRDSTIIDFKSGKVRLLIATSVAARGLDVKDLILVVNYDVPNHYEDYVHRCGRTGRAGKKGRAYTFITPDQSRYAGDIIRALDLSGTPIPAELQTLWTEYKTAQEAEGKTVHTGGGFSGKGFKFDEQEFNAVKESKKLQKAALGLADSDDEEDIEQDIDQQIEQIFAAKRTVKDTSATATATAAAAAAAAAAAAAAASGGNPALASAAAQAAAVAAAANLAIVAANASAASAAAGALSSDKLELAKRLASKINSTMNLDTKVNAVTVEPMLKPQHVPGGVPPLLTARTVAEQMAAKLNNKLNYQPKEDEDGLVSIAGVNSNSFTKYEEELEINDFPQQARWKVTSKEALAQISEYSEAGLTVRGTYVPQGKNPPEGERKLYLAIESCSELAVQKAKREITRLIKEELLKLSSAHHVFNKGRYKVV
- the Prp5 gene encoding probable ATP-dependent RNA helicase DDX46 isoform X1, which translates into the protein MSKGSGRDRDRERDRDRDRDRDRDRDRDRDRDRDRERDRDRDRDRDRDRDRDRESHHDSRSRDHDVSKSRNGGGGGASGGGSFRGGRDDRKRTKDLPSDRGRRDEKRRKRSRSKDYEKDKRLDKERERDRDRERQREKDREREKEREREKDRERDRQRDRDADSRRPAASAPVVIPVPSSSSDEEVEEIDKEEQQRRLEQEMIKRRERIERWRAERKKDTKPATVVPTAVKSAKKWSLEDESEEDDSNHAPSLDSTKKDTEPDSPPSKFHSIRKRHDDDVVEPKFSPVKRPKFGAKLGMGLAKTEAEIKKEAEEQKVVKSEEKPIESVPKAEVKEEVKMEVNEEVAIKTESEPEPKPEREPSPEDDIDPLDAYMQEVNNEMRRVNNFVSPSSKAQGVVILTGVAKKKTASVKKGELIEQNMDSLEYSSEDELEDIRDTANNLAMKHRKELAKIDHSSVSYAPFRKNFYVEVPELSRMTAAEVEKYRSELEGVQVKGKGCPKPIKTWAQCGVSKKEMDVLRRLGFEKPTPIQCQAIPAIMSGRDLIGIAKTGSGKTLAFILPMFRHILDQPSLEDGDGAIAIIMAPTRELCMQIGKDIRKFSKSLGLRPVCVYGGTGISEQIAELKRGSEIIVCTPGRMIDMLAANSGRVTNLRRVTYVVLDEADRMFDMGFEPQVMRIIDNVRPDRQTVMFSATFPRQMEALARRILKKPIEVIVGGRSVVCKDVEQHVVILNDDAKFFKLLELLGIYQEAGSIIVFVDKQENADILLRDLMKASYPCMSLHGGIDQFDRDSTIIDFKSGKVRLLIATSVAARGLDVKDLILVVNYDVPNHYEDYVHRCGRTGRAGKKGRAYTFITPDQSRYAGDIIRALDLSGTPIPAELQTLWTEYKTAQEAEGKTVHTGGGFSGKGFKFDEQEFNAVKESKKLQKAALGLADSDDEEDIEQDIDQQIEQIFAAKRTVKDTSATATATAAAAAAAAAAAAAAASGGNPALASAAAQAAAVAAAANLAIVAANASAASAAAGALSSDKLELAKRLASKINSTMNLDTKVNAVTVEPMLKPQHVPGGVPPLLTARTVAEQMAAKLNNKLNYQPKEDEDGLVSIAGVNSNSFTKYEEELEINDFPQQARWKVTSKEALAQISEYSEAGLTVRGTYVPQGKNPPEGERKLYLAIESCSELAVQKAKREITRLIKEELLKLSSAHHVFNKGRYKVV